In one Flavobacteriales bacterium genomic region, the following are encoded:
- a CDS encoding ATP-binding cassette domain-containing protein — translation MSDAPVIQLNGARIFQRENLVLNNVDFTLYKGEFVFLIGRTGSGKSSLMRVLYGDVPLTEGEGFCCGFDLRKLKRAQVPYLRRKIGIVFQDFQLLSDRTVNENLFFVMRATGWTDRKAMDARAQEVLEKVGLATKGYKMPHELSGGEQQRVSIARALVNDPELILADEPTGNLDPETTAGILDLLFAISQTGRSVLMATHDHAQMHRFGSRVVKCEEGKLLELSAAGAV, via the coding sequence ATGTCCGACGCCCCCGTCATCCAGCTCAACGGCGCACGCATCTTCCAGCGCGAGAACCTGGTGCTCAACAACGTTGACTTCACGCTCTACAAAGGCGAGTTCGTCTTCCTCATCGGCCGCACGGGCAGCGGCAAGAGCAGCCTCATGCGCGTGCTCTACGGCGATGTGCCGCTCACCGAGGGCGAGGGCTTCTGCTGCGGCTTCGACCTGCGCAAGCTCAAGCGCGCCCAAGTGCCCTACCTCCGCCGGAAGATCGGCATCGTTTTCCAGGACTTCCAGCTGCTCAGCGACCGCACGGTGAACGAGAACCTCTTCTTCGTGATGCGCGCCACCGGCTGGACCGACCGCAAGGCCATGGATGCCCGCGCGCAGGAGGTGCTGGAGAAGGTGGGCCTGGCCACCAAGGGCTACAAGATGCCGCACGAGCTCAGCGGCGGCGAGCAGCAGCGCGTGAGCATCGCGCGTGCGCTGGTGAACGACCCCGAGCTCATCCTCGCCGACGAGCCCACGGGCAACCTCGACCCCGAGACCACCGCCGGCATCCTCGACCTGCTCTTCGCCATCAGCCAGACCGGGCGCAGCGTGCTAATGGCCACGCACGACCACGCGCAGATGCACCGATTCGGCTCGCGCGTGGTGAAGTGCGAGGAAGGGAAATTGCTGGAGCTGAGCGCGGCGGGGGCGGTGTGA